In the genome of Ignavibacteria bacterium, one region contains:
- a CDS encoding DUF2461 domain-containing protein yields the protein MLDELIKPPFLGFSPEAIKFFKALSNKRNNNKKWFDKHREEYEVYIKQPMKDLIDALAVEIKKIDKDIVVNYKSIFRINRDIRFTKDKTPYKNYASAAFAFNKVKSSEIPQFYFHFTPDEFLVAGGQYSTDLNNLKKIRSYIFKNYKQYLKVIDNKEIKKEYGEVLGIKAVKTPRGYENITDKRLQEILKMTQFYIEKQYEVDVIYDASIVELIVHHLKLMRDFIKFLDDAIK from the coding sequence ATGCTTGACGAGTTAATAAAACCGCCCTTTCTTGGATTTTCACCTGAAGCAATAAAATTCTTTAAAGCGCTATCGAATAAACGGAATAACAATAAAAAATGGTTTGATAAGCATCGTGAAGAATACGAGGTCTATATAAAACAGCCGATGAAAGACCTCATAGATGCTCTTGCAGTGGAAATTAAAAAAATAGATAAAGATATTGTAGTTAATTATAAGTCGATATTTAGAATCAATCGCGACATACGCTTTACCAAAGATAAGACCCCATATAAAAATTATGCATCGGCAGCATTTGCATTCAATAAGGTGAAATCGTCCGAAATTCCTCAGTTTTATTTTCATTTTACACCCGATGAATTTCTCGTCGCAGGAGGACAATACAGCACTGACCTTAATAATTTAAAGAAAATCAGAAGTTATATCTTTAAAAACTATAAACAGTATTTAAAGGTTATAGATAATAAAGAGATAAAAAAAGAATATGGAGAGGTGCTTGGAATAAAAGCTGTTAAAACTCCACGAGGATATGAAAATATTACTGATAAACGTTTGCAGGAAATTCTGAAAATGACACAGTTTTATATTGAGAAGCAGTATGAAGTAGATGTTATTTATGATGCGTCAATTGTTGAATTAATAGTTCACCACCTTAAGTTGATGAGAGATTTTATAAAATTTTTAGATGACGCAATAAAATAG